The following are from one region of the Alicyclobacillus fastidiosus genome:
- a CDS encoding ABC transporter substrate-binding protein: protein MALFWKHGLATIASIAMVGALVAGCGTNSTSPAKNAPSGNNSSSDTGTASTSGSKPIEGGSITLDSTQAVPDLDPAVAYDTTSGEVDAQIYQSLVTYDKNTYTIIPELASSYTVSPNGLTYTFKIRKGVTFSNGDPLTAQDFVFQLERILDKNMTPKPSPGNSFFEIIKGATAYYNGTAKTISGVSTPDKYTLVLTLSKPEKFFLQVLAMQFLSAVDPAYVKKVGNAAFDTTSAMGTGPFELKTNNQNEVVLVKNPHYWQKDKWGQTLPYLNQITININDNDQVDALHWEQGQTAFMSPWLIGGDGIPPSQYVTMMNTPKYKQLIQKQPANSIFYIGLNTAKTINGKPNPLSNVLVRRAMEYGFDDSQFVKINNGAVLPLNEPLPSTMEGYVKNLNSNAKYSLNVAKAKQLLAKAGYSKGLTVDLWDENTTVAREEDQAFQAMMKNIGITVNIHDVTWKDFLSKAMSGTAQVCQSGWVQDFPDASDFLNTLFNSNQAPTNNLTNYDNPQVDKWLNEAQNNTNQAQRDQLYGKVINQVMADAVWIPTVQMIDYYSVQPWVHGFYTSPVLFDPMASVWVDPGH, encoded by the coding sequence ATGGCGTTATTTTGGAAGCATGGCCTTGCTACTATTGCATCCATTGCCATGGTAGGTGCACTCGTGGCTGGCTGCGGCACAAACAGTACTTCACCTGCAAAAAATGCACCTAGTGGAAACAATTCTAGCAGCGACACGGGAACCGCATCGACAAGTGGCTCGAAACCGATTGAGGGTGGGTCCATCACACTGGACTCGACGCAAGCTGTACCTGACTTAGACCCAGCTGTTGCATACGATACGACATCGGGCGAAGTCGACGCACAAATTTACCAATCGCTTGTCACATATGACAAGAATACGTACACTATCATTCCGGAATTGGCATCGTCGTACACGGTGTCCCCGAATGGCTTGACCTACACGTTTAAAATTCGCAAGGGCGTCACATTCTCCAACGGTGACCCGCTCACAGCGCAAGACTTCGTCTTCCAACTGGAACGCATCCTCGACAAGAACATGACGCCAAAACCATCTCCAGGCAACTCGTTCTTTGAGATCATCAAGGGCGCGACGGCTTACTACAACGGTACAGCTAAGACCATCAGCGGTGTTTCGACGCCAGATAAGTATACTCTTGTACTTACTCTGTCCAAGCCGGAGAAATTCTTCCTTCAAGTTCTGGCTATGCAGTTCCTGTCGGCTGTCGATCCGGCATATGTCAAGAAAGTCGGCAATGCCGCATTTGACACGACATCAGCGATGGGTACTGGTCCATTCGAATTGAAGACCAACAACCAGAATGAAGTTGTCTTGGTGAAGAACCCGCATTACTGGCAAAAAGACAAATGGGGACAAACGTTGCCCTACCTGAACCAGATAACTATCAATATCAACGACAACGACCAAGTTGATGCGCTGCACTGGGAGCAAGGACAGACGGCGTTCATGAGTCCGTGGCTCATCGGGGGCGATGGGATTCCGCCTTCACAATATGTTACCATGATGAACACGCCAAAATATAAGCAGTTGATTCAGAAACAACCTGCAAACTCTATCTTCTACATTGGCTTGAACACGGCAAAGACCATTAACGGAAAACCAAATCCCCTTAGCAATGTCTTGGTTCGTCGGGCAATGGAGTACGGTTTTGACGACAGCCAATTCGTCAAAATCAACAACGGGGCTGTGCTTCCACTTAATGAACCGCTTCCGAGCACGATGGAAGGCTATGTGAAGAATCTGAACAGCAATGCTAAGTACAGTCTCAATGTCGCGAAGGCAAAACAATTGCTTGCGAAGGCTGGCTATAGCAAAGGATTGACTGTGGACCTGTGGGATGAAAATACGACAGTCGCTAGGGAGGAAGACCAAGCGTTCCAAGCGATGATGAAGAACATCGGCATCACTGTTAACATTCACGATGTTACCTGGAAGGACTTCTTGTCCAAGGCCATGTCCGGCACCGCGCAAGTATGCCAAAGCGGTTGGGTTCAGGACTTCCCAGACGCATCTGACTTCTTGAACACGTTGTTCAACTCGAACCAAGCGCCGACGAATAACCTCACCAACTACGACAATCCGCAAGTTGACAAGTGGTTGAATGAGGCTCAGAACAATACGAACCAGGCACAGCGCGATCAATTGTACGGTAAGGTCATCAACCAAGTTATGGCTGATGCTGTTTGGATTCCAACCGTTCAAATGATTGATTACTACTCAGTTCAACCATGGGTGCACGGCTTCTATACAAGCCCTGTGTTGTTCGATCCAATGGCTTCAGTTTGGGTCGATCCAGGTCATTAA
- the ltrA gene encoding group II intron reverse transcriptase/maturase, with the protein MRSHDEQRQQKTPQGTSSQEEAVKPQGTDTRGLSSSSAQVETPTCEGGTSLLEKVLERQNMLYALDRVELNKGAPGVDGVDVKSLRGYVVEHWASIRQQLLAETYKPQPVRRVEIPKSGGGKRGLGIPTVIDRLIQQALLQVLTPIFDPTFSEHSYGFRPGRKAHDAVLQAQKHIQAGYRWTVDMDLEKFFDRVNHDILMSRVARRVKDKRVLRLIRAYLNAGVMVNGIATRTELGTPQGGPLSPLLANILLDDFDKELERRGHKFVRYADDCNIYVKSRRAGDRVKASLTRYLEDNLKLKVNRGKSAVDRPWKRKFLGYSFLSHKRAPIRLADKTIERFKDRVREITNRTRSVSLQERVRQLNAYILGWVAYFRLAEMKRHCERFDEWIRRRLRMCIWKQWKRVRTRIRELRALKQPEWVVLMMANARRGSWEMARNLNNAMDKTYFEELGLRSIQERFLQLRSAS; encoded by the coding sequence ATGCGTTCGCATGACGAGCAACGACAGCAGAAAACTCCGCAAGGAACCTCGAGTCAGGAGGAAGCGGTGAAGCCGCAAGGGACTGATACGCGAGGGCTCAGTTCGTCGTCGGCACAAGTAGAGACCCCAACCTGCGAAGGCGGTACATCCTTGCTGGAAAAGGTGCTAGAGCGACAAAACATGCTCTATGCCCTAGACAGGGTCGAGTTGAACAAGGGAGCGCCGGGTGTAGATGGTGTAGACGTAAAATCCTTACGAGGTTACGTCGTCGAACACTGGGCTAGCATTCGCCAGCAGTTGCTCGCGGAGACCTACAAACCGCAACCAGTCAGACGGGTCGAAATCCCGAAATCCGGAGGCGGGAAGCGGGGATTGGGAATCCCAACCGTGATTGACCGACTCATCCAGCAAGCGCTACTCCAAGTGCTAACACCCATTTTCGATCCGACATTCAGCGAGCACAGCTACGGTTTCCGCCCTGGGCGGAAAGCGCATGATGCAGTACTCCAGGCACAAAAGCACATCCAAGCGGGCTACCGATGGACGGTAGACATGGACTTGGAGAAATTCTTTGACCGCGTGAACCACGACATCTTGATGTCGCGGGTAGCACGTAGGGTGAAGGACAAGCGAGTGCTGAGGCTGATACGGGCGTATCTGAATGCAGGTGTCATGGTGAACGGGATTGCAACAAGAACAGAGCTGGGAACACCGCAGGGTGGACCGCTCAGCCCGTTACTCGCAAACATTCTGCTCGACGACTTTGACAAAGAGCTGGAACGGCGAGGACACAAGTTCGTCCGATACGCCGATGATTGCAATATCTATGTCAAAAGCCGTCGCGCCGGAGACCGCGTGAAGGCATCCCTGACAAGGTACTTGGAGGACAACCTGAAACTCAAAGTAAATCGGGGCAAGAGTGCAGTAGACAGACCGTGGAAGCGAAAGTTTCTAGGGTACAGTTTTCTGTCACATAAACGCGCCCCGATACGACTAGCAGACAAAACGATTGAGCGATTCAAAGACCGCGTTCGAGAAATCACGAATCGAACGAGAAGTGTGTCTTTGCAAGAACGAGTGCGCCAACTGAATGCCTATATCCTAGGATGGGTGGCATATTTTCGACTTGCTGAAATGAAGAGACACTGCGAACGATTCGATGAATGGATACGACGAAGATTGCGGATGTGCATATGGAAACAGTGGAAGCGGGTACGAACAAGAATCCGCGAACTGCGTGCACTGAAGCAACCCGAATGGGTTGTACTCATGATGGCAAACGCTCGACGCGGAAGTTGGGAAATGGCAAGAAACTTAAACAACGCCATGGACAAAACATACTTTGAGGAACTTGGTCTGCGGAGTATACAGGAGAGGTTCTTGCAACTTCGTAGTGCTTCATGA
- a CDS encoding autorepressor SdpR family transcription factor has translation MNESVFKAMSDATRRKIIELLKEGPKTAGEIADHFTHAQPTISRHLTVLKNANLVVDQREGTFIIYRLNTTILQEWLAWLLERFGGGDSDE, from the coding sequence ATGAACGAGAGTGTTTTTAAGGCAATGTCTGACGCAACACGTAGAAAAATCATTGAATTATTGAAGGAAGGACCAAAAACGGCAGGTGAAATTGCCGATCACTTTACACATGCTCAGCCGACAATTAGCCGTCATTTGACTGTGCTCAAAAATGCGAATCTGGTTGTGGATCAGCGGGAAGGAACTTTCATTATTTACAGGCTCAACACAACGATTTTGCAGGAATGGCTTGCATGGCTTCTCGAACGCTTTGGAGGTGGTGATAGTGATGAATAA